A single region of the Grus americana isolate bGruAme1 chromosome 3, bGruAme1.mat, whole genome shotgun sequence genome encodes:
- the LOC129205121 gene encoding gallinacin-10-like — protein MRILYLLFAVVFLLFQAAPGSADPTFADTAACRSQGNFCRAGPCPPTFTVSGSCHGGLLKCCSK, from the exons ATGAGGATCCTCTACCTGCTTTTCGCTGttgtcttccttctcttccaggCTGCACCAG GTTCTGCAGATCCTACTTTTGCTGACACTGCAGCGTGCAGGAGCCAGGGAAATTTCTGCCGCGCTGGGCCATGCCCACCCACCTTCACTGTCTCAGGGTCGTGCCACGGGGGGCTGCTGAAATGCTGTTCCAAGTAA